One region of Mucilaginibacter sp. 14171R-50 genomic DNA includes:
- the rpiA gene encoding ribose 5-phosphate isomerase A, with translation MSLISTLKWSSEIINPGGKQKVAQQIAAMVKDGDVLGVGSGSTVYMALLAIAERIKAEGLNILAIPTSLEISMFCSQLGVPLTTLFEHTPDWLFDGADEVDPNRWLIKGRGGAMFKEKLLIRSSPLNYIIVDDSKLVPKLGTNFPVPVEVFPQALLHVESELKKLGANSVVLRPAKGKDGPIVTENNNLIFDCRFDEITDTLERGIKAITGVIESGLFIGYDLHILTAENN, from the coding sequence ATGAGTTTAATCAGTACCCTTAAATGGTCGTCAGAGATCATTAACCCGGGCGGTAAGCAAAAGGTGGCGCAGCAAATTGCCGCGATGGTGAAGGACGGCGATGTGCTTGGCGTAGGGTCGGGCTCTACGGTTTATATGGCTTTACTGGCCATTGCCGAAAGGATAAAGGCCGAAGGGTTAAATATATTGGCTATCCCAACATCTTTAGAAATATCGATGTTTTGCAGCCAGCTGGGCGTACCCTTAACCACTTTGTTTGAGCACACCCCCGATTGGCTTTTTGACGGTGCCGATGAGGTTGATCCCAATCGTTGGCTGATAAAAGGCCGGGGCGGGGCGATGTTCAAAGAGAAACTATTGATAAGGAGCAGTCCGCTTAATTATATTATTGTTGACGATAGCAAACTGGTACCAAAGTTGGGGACTAATTTCCCGGTGCCCGTTGAGGTGTTTCCGCAGGCATTGCTGCATGTAGAAAGTGAGCTTAAGAAACTTGGAGCCAACAGCGTTGTACTAAGGCCTGCAAAAGGTAAGGACGGCCCAATAGTTACAGAAAATAACAACCTGATCTTCGACTGCCGATTTGATGAAATCACGGACACCTTGGAACGGGGGATAAAAGCCATAACCGGTGTAATAGAAAGCGGCCTTTTTATTGGTTACGACCTGCACATCCTGACGGCCGAAAACAACTGA
- a CDS encoding ROK family protein — protein MKTTPSNLKILSIDIGGSSIKATILNSKGDLTMDYKKIATPNPANPANVVKAINTLVKDFPAYDKISVGFPGYVRNSVVKTAPNLGNDFWKGVDLRKLLQDDLGKDTQVVNDADMQGLGVVSGKGLEMVITLGTGFGTALLMDGHLLPHLEVSHHPVSKGRDYDQYIGDKALDEIGEKKWNRRMKKVFKILKTVFNYDYLYIGGGNSDLLDFKLDKNMKIVTNADGIKGGAKLWQEDKHPVTHTAMATPTK, from the coding sequence ATGAAAACTACACCATCCAATCTAAAAATTCTTTCCATTGATATCGGTGGCTCAAGTATTAAGGCTACAATATTGAACAGTAAGGGCGACCTTACTATGGATTATAAAAAGATAGCCACCCCCAATCCTGCCAATCCCGCTAACGTTGTTAAGGCTATCAATACTTTGGTGAAAGATTTCCCGGCTTACGATAAAATATCCGTGGGTTTCCCTGGCTACGTACGCAACAGCGTTGTAAAAACCGCGCCAAACCTGGGCAACGATTTTTGGAAAGGCGTTGATCTTAGAAAGCTGCTGCAGGATGATCTGGGCAAAGACACGCAGGTGGTTAACGATGCCGACATGCAGGGCCTTGGCGTAGTGAGCGGCAAAGGGCTGGAGATGGTAATTACCCTTGGCACAGGCTTTGGCACCGCCCTGTTAATGGATGGGCATTTGCTGCCTCATTTAGAAGTATCGCACCACCCGGTATCGAAGGGCCGCGATTACGACCAGTACATTGGCGATAAAGCGCTTGATGAGATCGGCGAAAAAAAATGGAACCGCCGCATGAAGAAGGTTTTTAAAATATTAAAAACTGTATTTAATTACGACTATTTATATATAGGAGGCGGTAACTCTGACCTGCTTGATTTTAAGCTGGATAAAAACATGAAAATAGTAACCAATGCCGATGGCATTAAAGGCGGGGCGAAATTGTGGCAGGAGGATAAACACCCGGTTACACATACAGCTATGGCAACCCCAACAAAATAA
- a CDS encoding alpha-L-rhamnosidase C-terminal domain-containing protein, translating into MRSLFTAPALLVCFLCKTAVSQSINPDILNKKWAAQWISVPNEPNKEYGVYHFRKNIGLPTRPAKFVIHVSADNRYKLYVNQKLVSMGPARGDTYYWNYETIDIAPYLDAGKNTVAALIWNEGDERAEAQISERTAFILQGDTHIEEVLNTNNTWKCIRNNAYKPLTGVGYSTYYVAGPGEMVDMHQTLKNWTAQNFNDNQWLQAQRIDNGNPKGTTNGFGWMLVPSAIPQMELKTQRLASLRRATGFTAPAGFPQVKTTVTIPANTKAAMLLDQSFLTNAYLTLNMSGGDKAGISFTYCESPMVNVGNTYQMVKPNRNEIDGYKFVGRKDSITADGSADQNFTTLAFRTFRYILVNITTKDEPLIINDIYGTFTGYPFKMNAKLQTGNAENQQILDIGWRTARLCAVETYFDCPYYEQLQYIGDGRIQAMISYYNAGDDRLARNALNLIDHSRIAEGITLSRHPSYSPQIISTFSLWYISMLHDYWMYRNDAAFVKEKLEGARQVLAFFGKYQQADGLLKNPPYWTFVDWIDTKGWDFGQPPKDKDGNSAILDMQLLLTYRQAAEMEAKLGMPVYAQQYSAKAAQLKLSINKKYWDAAKGLYADTKDKSTFSQHANALAILSGAVSGPATTALAKKLERDTSLVQSTIYFKYYVHQAMVKGGLGNDYINWLDVWRNNIKMGLTTWAEISDLEHNRSDCHAWGASPNIEFFRTVLGIDSYAPGFSKIRVEPHLGKMENASGEIPHPNGKVALSYVKTGAKWNISINLPIKTDGVLVWKGKSYPLKGGVNKFAI; encoded by the coding sequence ATGAGATCACTATTCACCGCTCCGGCTTTATTGGTATGCTTTTTATGTAAAACGGCTGTATCACAAAGTATAAATCCTGATATCCTAAATAAGAAATGGGCGGCGCAGTGGATCTCGGTACCTAATGAGCCCAATAAGGAATACGGCGTTTATCACTTCCGCAAAAATATCGGCCTGCCTACCCGGCCCGCAAAATTTGTGATACATGTATCGGCAGATAACCGCTACAAACTGTATGTGAACCAAAAGCTGGTATCTATGGGGCCCGCCCGCGGCGATACCTATTACTGGAACTACGAAACCATTGATATAGCGCCTTATTTAGACGCCGGCAAAAACACAGTTGCTGCATTGATTTGGAACGAAGGCGATGAACGTGCCGAAGCGCAGATCAGTGAGCGTACCGCGTTTATTTTACAGGGTGATACCCATATTGAGGAAGTGCTAAACACCAACAACACCTGGAAATGTATCCGCAATAATGCTTACAAGCCTTTAACAGGTGTGGGGTATTCAACGTACTACGTTGCCGGCCCCGGCGAAATGGTGGATATGCATCAAACCCTAAAAAACTGGACGGCCCAAAACTTTAACGATAACCAATGGCTGCAAGCGCAACGCATAGATAACGGTAACCCCAAAGGCACTACCAACGGTTTCGGCTGGATGCTGGTACCATCGGCTATACCGCAAATGGAACTGAAAACGCAGCGGCTGGCATCTTTGCGCAGGGCTACAGGCTTTACCGCCCCGGCAGGCTTTCCGCAGGTAAAAACCACGGTAACTATCCCTGCAAATACCAAAGCCGCCATGCTGCTTGATCAATCTTTCCTGACCAATGCTTACTTAACCCTGAACATGAGCGGCGGTGATAAAGCGGGCATATCTTTCACCTATTGCGAATCGCCGATGGTGAATGTGGGTAATACTTATCAAATGGTAAAACCAAACCGAAACGAAATTGATGGCTACAAATTTGTTGGCCGCAAGGATAGTATTACTGCCGATGGTTCGGCAGATCAAAACTTCACTACACTGGCTTTCCGAACGTTCAGGTATATCCTGGTGAATATCACCACTAAAGATGAACCACTAATTATCAACGATATTTACGGAACATTTACCGGGTATCCGTTTAAAATGAATGCCAAACTGCAAACAGGCAATGCCGAAAACCAGCAGATACTGGATATTGGCTGGCGTACTGCCCGCTTGTGCGCCGTGGAAACTTACTTTGATTGCCCGTACTACGAGCAGTTGCAATACATTGGCGATGGCCGCATCCAGGCCATGATATCGTACTACAACGCAGGCGACGACCGCCTTGCACGTAATGCGCTGAACCTGATAGATCACTCGCGCATTGCCGAGGGTATTACGCTGAGCAGGCATCCATCTTATAGTCCGCAGATAATTTCTACATTCTCGCTCTGGTACATCAGCATGCTGCACGATTACTGGATGTACCGTAACGATGCCGCATTTGTAAAAGAAAAACTGGAAGGCGCGCGCCAGGTACTCGCCTTTTTCGGCAAATACCAGCAGGCCGACGGCTTGTTAAAAAACCCGCCTTACTGGACTTTCGTCGACTGGATAGATACCAAAGGCTGGGATTTCGGCCAGCCGCCGAAGGATAAGGACGGCAACTCGGCCATACTGGATATGCAGCTATTGCTTACCTACCGGCAGGCCGCCGAAATGGAAGCCAAACTGGGCATGCCGGTTTACGCGCAGCAATACAGCGCAAAAGCAGCACAATTAAAGCTATCCATCAACAAAAAATACTGGGATGCCGCTAAAGGCCTGTATGCCGATACCAAGGATAAAAGCACCTTTTCGCAGCACGCCAATGCGCTGGCCATTTTAAGCGGGGCAGTAAGCGGCCCGGCCACAACGGCGCTGGCAAAAAAATTAGAGCGCGATACCAGCCTGGTGCAATCAACCATTTATTTTAAGTACTATGTGCACCAGGCCATGGTTAAAGGCGGTTTGGGTAACGATTATATCAATTGGCTGGATGTTTGGCGCAATAATATTAAAATGGGCCTAACTACCTGGGCCGAAATATCCGACCTGGAACACAACCGATCGGATTGCCATGCCTGGGGCGCCAGTCCTAACATCGAGTTTTTCCGCACGGTGTTGGGGATCGATAGCTATGCGCCGGGCTTTAGTAAAATACGAGTAGAACCACATTTAGGTAAAATGGAAAACGCATCAGGCGAGATCCCGCACCCCAACGGCAAGGTCGCGTTAAGCTATGTTAAAACCGGCGCTAAATGGAATATCAGCATCAATCTGCCCATAAAAACGGATGGTGTGTTGGTTTGGAAGGGGAAAAGTTATCCGTTAAAAGGCGGGGTAAATAAATTTGCGATTTAA
- the tkt gene encoding transketolase: protein MEKQNKELEQLAIDTVRILSADAVQKANSGHPGTAMALAPMGHVLWTKFLNYNPKNPDFANRDRFILSAGHACILQYNFLYLTGYDLSLDDIKNFRQLNSKTAGHPEYGLAPGVDVTTGPLGQGFANGVGFAIAQKHLAARYNKPGFDLFNYNIYSIVSDGDMMEGITSEAASLAGHLELGNLIYLYDDNHISIEGSTDIAFNEDVSARFRAYGWHVQDLPDVNDTHALELALINAKSESQKPSLIRVRSLIAYGSPNKSGTAGSHGSPLGADEIKLVKEFFGFDPEKSFDVPAEVLKYYNEKGARGEKTEAKWNELFAKYKEKFPELAAEYETAFAGDLPKGWADKLPVFKGSDPKMATRQASGKVLNAIAASLPNLLGGAADLAPSTETNLKEFDSFTSENRGGRNFHFGIREHAMGAILNGMALTKGLLPFGATFLQFADYMRPPIRLAAIMKISPIFVYTHDSIGLGEDGTTHQPVEHLSSLRAIPNVTVIRPADANESAFAWKVAIEKKGGPTVLVFTRQGLPILDQDKYGKAADLEKGAYVVSKESKNPDLILMATGSEVALVLQAQEKLEAEGISTRVVSMPSWELFEAQSADYKESVLPKASRKRLAVEMASPMGWHKYTTDEGDMLGMTTFGESAPADDLYKHFGFTVDNVVKRAKAIL, encoded by the coding sequence ATGGAAAAACAAAACAAAGAACTGGAACAATTAGCAATAGATACCGTAAGGATACTTTCGGCAGATGCAGTACAAAAGGCAAATTCGGGCCATCCCGGCACGGCAATGGCTTTGGCGCCAATGGGCCATGTACTTTGGACCAAGTTTTTAAATTATAACCCAAAAAACCCTGATTTTGCTAACCGCGACAGGTTCATCCTTTCGGCAGGGCACGCATGTATCTTACAATATAATTTTTTGTATCTAACGGGATACGATCTTTCTTTGGATGATATTAAAAATTTTCGCCAGTTAAACAGCAAAACAGCAGGCCATCCAGAGTATGGTTTGGCGCCGGGTGTTGATGTAACTACCGGCCCGCTTGGCCAGGGCTTTGCCAACGGTGTTGGTTTTGCTATAGCTCAAAAGCATTTAGCCGCGCGTTATAACAAGCCGGGATTCGATCTGTTCAACTACAATATTTACTCGATAGTGAGTGATGGTGATATGATGGAAGGTATAACCTCTGAAGCGGCTTCGCTTGCAGGCCACCTGGAATTAGGTAACCTGATCTATCTGTATGATGATAACCACATTTCTATCGAAGGCAGTACCGATATAGCCTTTAACGAAGATGTAAGCGCGCGTTTCCGTGCATACGGATGGCATGTGCAGGACCTGCCCGATGTTAACGATACCCACGCATTAGAGCTGGCGCTGATCAACGCGAAATCTGAATCGCAAAAACCATCATTGATCCGCGTTCGTTCGCTGATAGCTTATGGTAGCCCTAACAAATCGGGCACTGCCGGTTCGCATGGCTCGCCGCTTGGTGCCGATGAGATAAAACTGGTGAAAGAATTCTTTGGCTTCGATCCTGAGAAATCATTCGATGTCCCTGCCGAAGTATTAAAATATTACAACGAAAAGGGCGCACGTGGCGAAAAAACCGAAGCAAAATGGAACGAGCTTTTTGCAAAATACAAGGAGAAATTCCCTGAGCTGGCTGCCGAATACGAAACCGCATTTGCAGGCGACCTGCCAAAAGGCTGGGCCGATAAACTGCCGGTGTTTAAAGGATCCGACCCTAAAATGGCAACCCGCCAGGCATCGGGCAAGGTATTGAATGCGATTGCCGCAAGCCTTCCAAACTTATTAGGCGGCGCCGCCGACTTAGCCCCATCGACCGAAACTAACCTGAAAGAGTTTGACTCTTTCACTTCCGAAAACAGGGGCGGCCGCAATTTCCACTTTGGCATTCGCGAGCATGCCATGGGCGCAATTTTAAATGGTATGGCTTTAACAAAAGGCCTGCTGCCGTTTGGCGCAACCTTCCTGCAATTTGCCGATTATATGCGCCCGCCTATCCGCTTGGCGGCCATTATGAAGATAAGCCCGATATTTGTTTATACGCACGATAGTATCGGCTTAGGCGAAGACGGAACAACCCACCAGCCGGTAGAGCATTTATCGTCGTTACGTGCTATTCCTAATGTTACCGTTATACGCCCGGCTGATGCAAACGAAAGCGCTTTTGCATGGAAGGTAGCTATCGAGAAAAAAGGCGGCCCAACTGTATTGGTATTTACTCGCCAGGGGTTACCTATACTCGATCAGGACAAATACGGCAAAGCTGCCGACCTGGAAAAAGGCGCTTACGTTGTATCTAAAGAGAGCAAAAACCCCGACCTGATATTAATGGCAACCGGATCTGAAGTAGCACTGGTGTTACAGGCACAGGAAAAACTGGAGGCTGAGGGTATTTCAACCCGTGTGGTAAGTATGCCGTCGTGGGAGCTGTTCGAAGCTCAAAGCGCTGATTACAAAGAAAGCGTACTGCCCAAGGCAAGCCGCAAGCGTTTGGCTGTTGAAATGGCATCGCCAATGGGCTGGCATAAATACACTACCGACGAAGGCGATATGCTGGGCATGACCACCTTTGGCGAAAGCGCCCCAGCAGACGATCTGTACAAACACTTCGGCTTCACTGTAGATAATGTAGTTAAAAGGGCGAAAGCGATTTTATAG